One stretch of Euphorbia lathyris chromosome 7, ddEupLath1.1, whole genome shotgun sequence DNA includes these proteins:
- the LOC136200620 gene encoding probable E3 ubiquitin-protein ligase ARI8, which produces MASNGDNDYYSYDDSDANDDCGYDPNCSDDEDYLPDTVDLQSEKFYTVLKEEEIKQRQNDDITEISSVLSIPRKAATILLCSYKWTVSEVMDSWFANVDEVCSSVGLVLNEENKKQKGFITCNICFTRLGHGNCVSAGCGHSFCKMCYSNWLRVSIDDGIGCLLLRCPEPKCRVVVDRDLINSLKELPDEHKSKYERFLLRSYVEESRMRKWCPAPGCKNAVEFTEICLKNWDVVCDCSFEFCWNCQEESHSPVDCATVLEWEKKNTNESENVSWIHAYTKPCPKCKSPIEKNHGCDHMTCKKPCNYEFCWLCLGDWRKHCSSACNSFQSGQAQEGNKIRKLAQSMLQRYAHYYERWNGNHRSRRIARADLYKFKTVHSSILINNYKKQTLRGIEEAWLQIIECRRVLRWSYVYGYYLPESEKARKNLFEYLQGQAESALGRLHEYAEQELQPFIAENPAELDEFNKYYSQLGNLTRVTRNFFGNLVKGLQNGLEVGDCSC; this is translated from the coding sequence ATGGCTTCCAACGGCGATAACGATTACTATTCCTACGATGACAGCGACGCCAACGACGATTGCGGCTATGATCCGAATTGCAGCGATGACGAAGACTACCTCCCTGACACTGTTGATTTGCAGTCGGAGAAATTCTACACCGtattgaaggaagaagaaatcAAACAACGGCAAAACGACGATATTACAGAAATTTCAAGCGTTCTTTCTATACCTAGAAAGGCAGCAACGATTCTTCTTTGCTCTTATAAGTGGACTGTGAGTGAAGTTATGGATTCATGGTTCGCTAATGTAGATGAAGTCTGCAGTTCTGTTGGATTGGTGctgaatgaagaaaataaaaaacaaaaaggatTCATTACCTGTAATATCTGTTTTACTCGCCTGGGacatggaaattgtgtttcCGCCGGTTGTGGTCATAGTTTTTGTAAAATGTGCTACTCGAATTGGTTACGAGTTAGTATCGATGATGGAATTGGTTGCTTGTTGCTGCGTTGTCCAGAACCGAAATGTAGAGTTGTTGTTGATCGGGACTTGATCAATTCATTGAAAGAATTGCCCGATGAACACAAATCAAAATACGAGAGGTTTCTTCTTCGATCTTATGTAGAAGAAAGCAGGATGCGGAAATGGTGTCCTGCTCCTGGATGTAAAAATGCAGTAGAGTTCACCGAAATCTGTTTGAAGAATTGGGATGTTGTGTGCGATTGTTCATTCGAATTTTGCTGGAATTGTCAAGAGGAATCACACAGTCCAGTTGATTGTGCAACAGTTTTAGAATGGGAGAAGAAGAACACCAACGAATCCGAGAACGTGAGCTGGATACATGCTTATACAAAACCATGTCCAAAGTGCAAATCTCCAATTGAGAAAAACCATGGCTGTGATCACATGACTTGCAAGAAGCCATGTAATTATGAGTTCTGCTGGTTATGTCTCGGTGATTGGAGAAAACATTGTAGCTCCGCTTGCAATTCGTTTCAATCCGGGCAAGCTCAGGAAGGCAATAAGATAAGGAAGTTAGCTCAATCTATGCTCCAAAGGTATGCACATTATTATGAAAGATGGAATGGTAATCATAGGTCTAGACGTATAGCTAGAGCCGATTTATATAAGTTCAAAACTGTTCATAGTTCGATacttattaataattataagaAACAAACTCTGAGAGGAATAGAAGAGGCATGGCTGCAGATCATTGAATGCAGAAGGGTGTTGAGATGGAGTTATGTTTACGGTTATTACTTACCGGAGAGCGAAAAGGCGAGGAAGAATCTGTTCGAGTATTTACAAGGACAAGCTGAATCTGCTTTGGGGAGACTCCATGAATATGCAGAACAAGAACTTCAACCATTCATTGCTGAGAATCCAGCAGAATTAGATGAGTTCAATAAGTACTATTCTCAGTTGGGTAATTTAACTCGTGTCACCAGAAATTTCTTTGGAAATCTGGTTAAGGGATTGCAGAATGGCCTTGAAGTAGGTGATTGTTCATGTTAA